TGGATGGAGAAATATCCAGATCCCCCTCTATTGTCTCAAGAAGGTGCTCGGCCTTATGGGAGTTTGCAGCCCTGGCGTTGGTGGTGGAAGTGGTCGCTTCATAGCCGGAGTCCCTGCAGGTGAACTGAGCAGAAGGTTGGCATGACGACGGTCTCCCGGAGAGGGGGTTCTCATTCTTTCTGCCGTCGTCTGATTGGCTGCGTTCAGAGTGAGGCAAAGACAGGCAGGTAGAGTTACACATCAGAGGAAAGATGATAGATGGGGTTTGCTGCAGGCGGACCACCCAATCACATTGTCCGCATGATCTCACTGTGTTCAGGAATTTCCAGGTCAATGAGCAGATTAGATTCAGGATTTAGCACATCTTTGCTGGAAAAACATGATTACCATCAAGAATTCACTATGACagacttcctgttttgttgttgGCATCActacttttgattaattatttgtattaacaagttatgtatattatatattgtaGTTATTTATATTGTAAAGTGGGGCATTCTTATAGTTATAGTAAGAGGCTATTGATGTAAGATGTTATGAAGCTCCCAAACAGTATATTCAATTCTTCAAATAAGCTCCAACATTCAAAAACTATAAAGTGAAATAATGCCTACATTTTTAGGTATCATCAATAACCTTATTActtaatatataatatgttaACTTTTATCTGCCTTGAGTACTTTTGGATTGAACTTTTAAGTACATTTAGCAAATAACACCTATTTTACCTTTTCCATTgtagtactttttcttgtaactgagtattttatCAGTGTGGTATTGCTATTTAAGTCTCTGGTCAAGGATCTGAAAACTTCACCACTGTCTCTCAGTATAAAGTCGGACTCACTGCGCGTTGTTCTGGATCGCCTGTTTTAGTAACTTTATCCAGTTCCGCCGTATCCTTGAAGTCATAACAGAGAGAGTGAACACTGCTCTCTTTGTCTGGAGGAGataaaaagacacacacacacacacacacacacacacacacacacacacacacacacacacacacacacacacacacacacacacacacacacacacacacacacacacacacacacacacacacacacacacacacacacacacacacacacactgttaaacAGGAAGCAACCCAACATGTAGTTGATGTAGATATGAGGTGTTGTTTGTGTCTGACTGTCTATCTGTCTGATGGTGTACACACTTGTATTTGGAGTCCATGGTTCTTCTCTACATCGCAGTCGGACACATTCACAGAGGACGTCAGGTTTATCTCTCCGTCCAGATCATCTGACTGTTTGTAACCCAAAACACAAATTAATAGTTAATAGTATCATTTAAGAAGGCTGATAATATTGGTCATGTTATTATGGCAGATCTGGATCAAACCTTTTCAAATTCCTGTAGGCAGATACAAAATGAACTAaccataataaacatacatctaGGAATTggcaatataaatatataatgtaaAAGCAATATTACACTGAGGTTACTTGGGTATGTAGACTATTGATAAACAagttatattttttaaattgtattatcAACATATGACTTTTTGGAACATGTTGGCCATATTGCCCAGTCCTAtcaaaaacatttcagaaatcaCTTTTATGTCACATATCAGCTGTTACCTCCTCAGCCTCCGGGTCTCTGTAGTACCTCAGCGTAGAATCACCCAGAACAAACCAGTGTTTCCTCCACTAAGCAAAACACAGTAAACAAGTCCAATGGATTTATCACATTTTCATTACTAtaaaacatttctttctttataaATAGTTTAGGTGTCAAGTCTTGTTTTTGGTACCGTCTGTCTGGTCTATGACAGTGTGTTAACAACAGGAATTAGAATAAAAATGACACGATTCTTTTCAAAAGTATGTTCAGAGTAACAATTTCAAAAACTTCCATTTACCTTGCCATGGTCATCCAGGCTTGACATCCACCCCTTCAGGTTACATCGCCTGTAATGAAAGCATTGAGAGCATGCTCTTTAAAGGCATTCTGTAGTGTTTCTGTGTCATGGTTGATTGTGAACAAGAGGAAGCGGAAACCGTCAGCGGCAGACAAACGTGTCTAAGTGTGATAAAAAAATATTTCTGACGCACGCATTGAGAGGCAGGCAAAACTACAAACCACCAAAAATGGGAAACACACTGCAGAGTGGGAAGGTTAAAATAGGAggaagtgtagtttttgcaaaCAGTGATTGTCATTGTTAAACAGAGAAAGAGGAACTGATGCAACGTTATTAGACTGATTTGAAACTTTTAAAGCATGTTAGCACTATATAAAATACTTACCACGCATGCATCATATTGTACAGACATTGTGTTGAGGAGAAAAAAGAGACAACATCCGTTATGTAAAATGGGGAAGTCATAAATGTGAGATCACACGTGGCTCTCATTAATATTATTGTGATGTAACTGTTTCTGAACTACTATCAACTACTAGTGATTCAAAGCATTGGAACAACCTTTTGTTTCTTTTGGTGAACAATCTGTTTTAGGCGTGACACTACAGCGCTGAAACTGCAGTATATATTGAGTTTAACCATCCCTCTTTCACTTCCTATTAATATAAAAATGATAAATCATATGAGCATGCTGCCCTAAAAAGTAGAGTGCCAACTAATGACTTTTCCTGCAAGGGGCTTCTGTGAGAGGAGCACCTGAGGTGACAGAGCTGAAATACATATCAGGGATCTACTTAAGGATGAATGTATGAATGACCCATTTTCCCCCAAACCCCCATGTGATTTACTCAGACGCCGGGAAGTCACAAGACCGTGCTCACCTGCATCTGCGGGCATTCAGCAGATGCTCGCTCCTCCACCTTTGAGGATCTGTGTTTTCCACCTTGATAATCTGAGCTCTTCGATAGGACAAACAGACAGGGTTACAAGCTCTCTTGTTTCAACTAATCCTTGATTCATTTTTAGTTTAACTGATTGTTTGGTCTATAAAATGTCAGACATTTGGAAAATTATCCATCTTAGTTTTGAGTCTGAGATGATAAATTACTTTTACCATTCATGGATGATCGAAAAAGTTGATTGTTTGTCTACTCTGTCCATTGACTTATTGATATGTCACAAATCGTCACATCTCTGTTGTTTCAACATGGATTTAAGGGTGAATATTTGTGCAGTTATAGCGTTGTACCTGTGAATGAGTGGATGGGACCGACTGTCTTCGAGTCGACCGTCCGTTCTCAGAGTCCCGACATTTCTCTCGTctgtctctgcctctctctctgactctcCCCCTCTCATCTGACTCAAGCGTTGAACTGTAGGTGTCCATTTTATCTTGGCTCCTTCATAGTCAAATTAAAGTGCAGAGAAATAAACACATAGTTTATGCACAGTTTTAAATCCTTGTTTTCCCTTCTGCAAATTTCGAATTCCTCTGCAAAGGCACTCCTCCTTTCTTTGGCCAAACAAAATTACAAACAAAATTACTCAAAAGATATCTCCAAAGTTTTTGCTTTGGTCATGGGACTTTTGTTATTGCTTTCTTGGAATAGATGCCATGCGATGTTACCGTACAGTATCATACGGACCCACCCACCTGTGAGTCCGGGGCCTCTGGTCCCTGCACGGGCTCGGACTCTGGTCCCGCCTCCTCAAACCTGTAAGCTCCTCCTCCGACTCCAGCTGGATCGTAGGGATATCAGCCAGGACAATGTAGTCGTCTATGGTCATCCCCACCTCAGATAAATCGAGATgaattcacattttaaatgatatgtAGTTGGAAAAGTTGTCTCTTGAGTCCACAGTCATGCTAGCATCTTGCTGGACACATTGCGGAAGAACAAAGGGACctttttaacatttaaaacaagcACATGTTAGCTAGATACTTATGTTTACAATGTCTCTCAATGGTTTTCTGAGGCAACTATGTACACATTTATATTGAAATTAGTCTTTAGGAACGTGCCTAATGTTCACCAACCTATTTTAGCATGTGGCACGGAGTAAAGTCGGTAAAAGAAGAAAATGACATAAGTTATTACAATTTATCCTGAGGAGTTTGCAATCTGTTTTTATCTCAATCCcaatagttaaaaaaaaaaagtttagtcACATTAGATTGGCTGTAGACAAGTTCTACCTGAAATACATACCTCCTCTTCTTCCACTGCAGCCTTCTTTGGTTCCGAGATGAGTAAGGCCTCCATgcctctcctaatgttgctcctGCTTCTATCACCGCTGACCTGATTGTCATTCCTCTCGTGGCTTATGTCAGATTCTGCGATTGCAACATGTGACAGTGAAGCACCAAGCAGCTGAGAGTCTGGCCCTCGTCTTGAAGTGGAGGAACCGCGGGAGCGTGGGATGCTGAGTAAAGAGTGAGCTGACCCCTGCCAGGAGCCTTGAGAAGGACACAGTCTGCTATCTCTGGAGGGGGGCTCCCTCGGGGGGGTGTGGCTGTGTGTACTGTAGCCGTTCCTGGACGGTGATACTTCACGGCTGCTGCGTGTGCGAGAGTTGGCCGAGCTGTTGAAGGCTGTTCTGGTTCGAGGAGATGACTGAGATCCTTCGTATGAGTTGTGCTGGATGGCCGAGGATCCACGGCGGGAGATAGACTTCAGATTCCTGTAGAGCTTCTCAGAGTCCAAACTGTGTttgtttgaagcttgtgaaggaCTCCTCAAGTCCCGGCTGCATCTCCTCTGAGCATCGTAGTCCCCGTTCTTTAAATGCGAAGAGTCTGAGCTCCTGTGAGAAGGGGTGACTCTAGAAGGTGAGGCGGCCCGAGAGGTGGTGGACCCCCTCCTGCGGGATGGACTGGACCTGCTGGATGTTTGCCGAGAGAGACCGCGTGATGGGAGCGGAGAGGAGCCATGAGACGTGGAGTGAGACCGAGCCTGACCCCTGGAGAGGGAGCTTTTCCGCTGGCTGCCCACAGGAGATTCAGCTAATTTGTAGCGATCTGGGCTCACGGAGCTGTGACGCGTCGGCGAGTTATTCTGTGAATCAGCCCCTCGTCTAAAGTTGGAGTGGTACGTGTACCTCTCAGGAGATTCACTTCTCCAAATCTCCTGCAGGTACGTCTCTGGGTTCCTCCTGAGGGAGGGCGTGCCGAGGTTGACGTTCCTGTAGGGGACGCAGGCTTTGGGCTCAGGAACATAATTGTTGGGAAGAGCATGCCCTCTCTCGTAGTAACGATACGGCCGCTTGGTGACTTCCTCCATCTGCCGCTCCCCCACACCTCTTCTGTCAGGAGAGAAGTAGCCACTCTCTTGTTCCCGGTTTCCTCTGGACTCTGAAAATGGTTAAAGTCTCATGTCATTGTCTGTTCATGTAGCCTGTCAAAACACATGAGCACAAGTCAAGGTCCAAAAAAGATAgtcctaaattacatttaaggtAGCAACTCATTTAAAAAATGATACAGGAAATGTTCACCCCAAAATCAAGAATACATATGTTTCATTTTCCCTTTAATGTTTCTTATCAATATATAATGGTTTGGTGACTTACTGAAAAATGATATCTGCAAAGATGTATACCTTCTTTCCAGTTCGAAGCAAACTAGATGGCACTTGACTCAAGGTACCAAAAATGACATTTTCCAAAACTCATCAGCAATGTACATTTCCAGAAATTATGACCTAACTACTTAAAATAATTCACAGATTTGGTTGTGAGTTTAATGTAAGaattttttctttttgtcattATTTTACAAACAAATGAGCACAAGCGTGATATCGATGAGCAGCTTTTTTTCTTGGTGGTGCCAACATTTTTGTAGTTcagtttaataaaaaaaaaaaagttctcattcataacactccgttcgatgtctcactatggcagtgtttctcaaactttttctgtcattccccactttgaacaggtgggcctcttcaagccccacctgttcctcatcactccaataaaatggtaggccaagcttaaaatggtcaaatgtatcgttctatgaCAGGGgtctacctttaacctttgtgtgctgtttgggtctgtgggacccgttttcagtgtttactaaaagaaaatgtagcaatttaattattttaacctgctttatttggtggtggacgtcacatcctctgggtccgggggcatgctcccccaggaagattttttttaaatgttgaagttaaatgcatcaatctggtgcactttgagctagggctgctcaattcatcgtattttaatcgcaattacgattttggcttgcaacgattatgaaaacaacataatcgaaataaaactattttttattgttttggtattccaccagtgtgaaaaaaaagaaaaatattttttttatttctttttacattttttaacatttttttattttgtatttcgtgacccacctatcacatctctgcgccccaccagtggggcgtgccccacactttgagaaacgctgcactatgggatgcgcctcatcgcggagcaaacagaagcatcaatctcattacgccaatcctgattggctggtgatcttgacgtcagcgtcagggaattcaccccctataagtagcttgcgccacaacgcatgcgtcattcaaacacctcttctcgcttcagagcacatctctacagtagccggacaagcttcactgtccacagactgaacccaaatacccatttcggtcgacgggcgctcgccggctactccttttgcttcgcaggaagacggtagtactaacgcagttagtattaaaatcgacctcgcccttctctccccgggaaagtaaggtaggtctgattttttaagctagcaacacacctgttgctagctcgctccctctctatcgacaccacggtagcgaggaagttttttcttttctcttctccacggaggaagaaaggattaaaggagcatactgtcacaccagtcagtattctccgggaataaaagacccacaccgtccttttctccggattaaggacagggtggtaacatatttttctcccatcctacctgtcgagagcgggccctctccacgccacgaggtgAACAAGAtggacagagagtgaacccctctccgtgtcggtctggggctcattatctgcgatggccacagaaccggaatcccgcgccctggcaggccgggacccggtgacggcaagacacgcgggaacgggtccccatgctttaccaagctggggctcccggttataCCTCACCATAGTCTCagccgcggaggatgtcctcgagctggactacgaggaggacgaagaagaggacgccttggcgttcctcctgtccgaggcggatgaacaggaagaagacaccttcatgtcatcggctcaggctgcaaagcctggagcgagggctgctctcccgggcgatagcacaccagcttcgcccggtctgagcatggacctgcaggccgtgtgtaaacgcgctgcggccagactcgacgtcccgtggcctgaaatggccaaggagacctccaggtcccgctacgaggggaaacattttctcCAAGCAGCgcggacaaagaggcaactccttccggtcttcccggagatgttggatgaggtgtcggtctcgtggacaatccagggtgcctcctccctagactgtgacggaatggagaagctcggcctgctccgcataccgcccatggaaccactggtagcggcccacctcctaccgaaggtgggcccgtcaccaagcaggaaccccacgctgccagcaaagtcggaccgatttcagttgacaatgactgaaaagtcttacaaagctgcagcgttgtccaccagggccctgaatgtgtcctcgctgctaaccgcttaccaagcggagctctgcgaggacctgtcgggtaacccgggggcagccactctggacgagatggcagcggtcacggacatttgtccgctctcgcctccatgcaaaggaggtgtgagtcgAAGAAGGAgaacgaggcactccacctctgcctccctcgaagggtccagccgctgccttcgcagcagcagtccttcgcagcagcagtccttcgcccaagctgcctcgaactctgctcggtttaaagcaccgaagacgcagaggtcgcagcccgacccgagtccccagcccaggctggagacaagggcgagctggcctagaaaatctccggttccggctgcagctcaggcgcagccaacccagaatttcggccagcagtcgaggaagaagaagcgagcggcgtgacagcctctccttctcccctctgtgacagagctggaagtccacggttccccagctctgaatgcgttcccgccgcctcgacaccatcctcaagtccgcacaaacacatgtcacacattggttgattcttctgttataaaacatttgccactgacgcatccaggcttcaggccgagggcgcagctcaaaaaatgaaaagaaaatcaataaaaccaataaacagcccgtcaactgttccccttctgagagcagctacggcatctctcaaaaggcggattactggcgggtctgtgaaggcaccaccgtcacgcgcatgcgcagtgccggctggggttgtgaaggcaccaccgtcacgtgcatgcgcagtgtcggtgggtaTTGTCGAAAGggggcaccactgtgttcagacactagagggccccataacacaacaaatagagactcagaggggaggagatgtgacatctccactggctctaaggagcatgcagtggaagatgatcacatcatctgcttgggttttcaagacagtaacacggggctacagactccaattcgctgtcaccccccctcgcttctcgggcattctgcactcgcaggcccgaggagagtcagccctcattctctcactcctagaaaagagggctatatctattttacccgccgagcagagtcagggcggcttctattccaagtacttcctcgttcccaaacggggagggaacggaattcagtcaatacttgatttgagggctctgaacaaatatctaaaaatatataagttccgaatgctcactcacacatctctgatgcggctcgtgcgacaaaacgactggtttacatcagtcgacctgaaagatgcgtattttctagggctgtcagtcgattaaaatatttaatcgcgattaatcgcatgattgtccatagttaattgcgataaatcgcaaattaatcgcacattttttatctgttctaaatgtacctatttttcaagtttttaatactcttatcaacatatgagtggacaaatatgctttatgctaatgtttattatcatttgaacaatgacaaatattctcatgaatattaaacaacctctgaacattacaaatattcgcctcaattcaacctggaacctctctcatacaatacaaatggggtgtgtgtgtgtgtgtgtgtgtgtgtgtgtgtgtgtgtgtgtgtgtgtgtgtgtgtatatgtgtgtgtgtgtgttggatcgttggagctatgtgcaactcaaggcaatggcatatgctcgaacgggagctgcctggacgctgcaatcatgttgctgcaatcatgagtgtgctgacttctcgtacaatgtcccgctgtctggctgcctgcataaagtcaagtgctcggtgcagctgtggcgaaatgtcgctcctctgttttcatttaaacagctccttatatctgttagcacagctagctagcaccagatgctaacaacaacaatgcacgtaaggtctctctctcgctcgctcgggccacattacacacacacacacacacacacacacacacacacacacacacacacacacacacacacacacacacacacacacacacacacacacacacacacacaccctcccggtcctcccgatggccagtcggtgcctgccggtgagcatggaagtgtggtctgccacaagcgggcggcaggagcggggctgtcagcactcgcgcacgattggcccccgggccttctgtacgcgttcccacccgtggctctgatacctccatctctggccagagtgagagagcaacgccacacacttattctgatagctccgcactggccagctatgtactggctagcggagatatatcagctgctgtgcgggcagccatggcagctcccactacgcagggacatactgtcccaagcggggggggggggggggcgatctttcacccacacccagagcgcttggctctatgggcctggcccgtaagtggtacaatctgaatacagtgtgacatgaagctgaccctggcagctgcaaagcgagccagtggcactcatgcgctatctgtacagtcttcatgcactcagttcgccccagggcaaacagagtgtggttgaagcccaaccctgcctttatcttaaggcggttggttcaggtaccatatttgacattgaggcatcctccccgccactgtattcctccggggaacagcggccggatttgccgtgtccagcccgtgctttacgcacgtacagggacagatcaagggtgcttcgtcataatgaccaagctccttgtgtcctgggctatcccttataagggcaagcctgttactaagcaacgggtCTCCCActgtttgtggaagcaattgctgtggggcccatacgagtcagagttcgcaggcaccctcgggtccgcgagctcttttgactcagggtctggctgcatcctgggcgctgtccaggatgtctcccatccaggacattggtgcagcggcgagctggtcctcgccgctcacttttgtccgcctcttaacagtctggacgttctactcccagtgtgactcaagcagtgctgggcacctggttgagtcagagccctacctgttaaaagttctggtcggtttggtgattttcgagataagctcgtctggcaatacgggagctacaatatcccatagtgagacatcgaacggagtgttatgaatgagaactataggttacttacgtaaccccagttttcagagtaacatgaagtgagatgtctcaccagacggccctccttgctatggtgaagcgagaagaggtgcttattttgaatgactcatgcgttgtggcgcaagctacttatagggggtgaattccctgacgctgacgtcaagatcaccagccaatcaggattggcgtaatgagattgatgcttctgtttgctccgcgatgaggcgcatcccatagtgagacatctcacttcatgttactctgacaactggggttacgtaagtaacccaTAGGTTTCTTCataaaacatgaaaataaatagtttttatagtgAGGTGAACTGTCCCTTTAAGTTTAAAGGTGCAGTATGTATATCTGTGACCCTACCCGATTCCCGGCGGGACCGGTCTCGGCCCCTCCTCTCATCCATACAGGAGCTTTCAGCTTTGGCCGGGTCCAGCCGGGTCATATCTCTGTGATCCTCACAGTTTCTCTCTGGGCTGAGCGATCTGCTCCTCTCGGGACTGTCCCACTGATGTGGAGAGCTGGAGGATGGCAGAACGAGGTCAGCACAGATATACAGACCCAGAGGCTGGAGCAAACAACGTGTTGGAAAACATGTTTACTGGAGAAAAGTCTCTCTGGCAACTTGGTTGGTAATTACACATATTGTAAAAAGTAAAAGACGGTAGTGTTCAGTACTGGAAATTACATTTAATCAAGTAC
Above is a window of Pseudochaenichthys georgianus chromosome 1, fPseGeo1.2, whole genome shotgun sequence DNA encoding:
- the LOC117452619 gene encoding serine/arginine-rich splicing factor 4-like, coding for MAPPAEDRYCRQFLPNTFDPSRCRACLRPDHMHLCADTSAAAAATGAQEDGAQEEDADDDPRALSEVTSRASSDDVSGVWTYEWNLVHSLSPEWELNICDTDIQSSSPHQWDSPERSRSLSPERNCEDHRDMTRLDPAKAESSCMDERRGRDRSRRESESRGNREQESGYFSPDRRGVGERQMEEVTKRPYRYYERGHALPNNYVPEPKACVPYRNVNLGTPSLRRNPETYLQEIWRSESPERYTYHSNFRRGADSQNNSPTRHSSVSPDRYKLAESPVGSQRKSSLSRGQARSHSTSHGSSPLPSRGLSRQTSSRSSPSRRRGSTTSRAASPSRVTPSHRSSDSSHLKNGDYDAQRRCSRDLRSPSQASNKHSLDSEKLYRNLKSISRRGSSAIQHNSYEGSQSSPRTRTAFNSSANSRTRSSREVSPSRNGYSTHSHTPPREPPSRDSRLCPSQGSWQGSAHSLLSIPRSRGSSTSRRGPDSQLLGASLSHVAIAESDISHERNDNQVSGDRSRSNIRRGMEALLISEPKKAAVEEEEVGMTIDDYIVLADIPTIQLESEEELTGLRRRDQSPSPCRDQRPRTHRSQDKMDTYSSTLESDERGRVRERGRDRREKCRDSENGRSTRRQSVPSTHSQSSDYQGGKHRSSKVEERASAECPQMQVSTVL